CCGCATCAAGCACACCCTCGGGCTGCCGCTCGTCTCGACGTTCCACACGCTGGCCCGGGTGAAGGCCGAGGCCTGCGACCCCGAGCCGCAGCGCCGCATCGACGCCGAGACCGAGGTCATCGGCTGCTCCGACGTGATCCTCGCCAACAGCCCCACCGAGGCCGCCCAGCTGCGGACGCTCTACGGCGCCGACCCGTCCCGGATCGAGATCGTGCCCCCCGGGGTCGACCACGCCTTCTTCTCGCCCGGGGACCGTCGTGGCGCCCGCGCCGCCCTCGGCCTCGGCGACCACCCGGTCCTGCTGTTCGTCGGCCGCATCCAGCCGCTGAAGGGGCTCGACGTCGCCATCGGCGCCTTGGCCGAGCTGGGCGATCCCGACGCGGTCCTCGTCGCCGTCGGCGGGCCGAGCGGCGCCGACGGGCCGGCCGAGCTGGCACGGGTCCAGCGCCTGGCGCTCGAGCGCGGCGTGGCCGATCAGGTCCGCTTCGTGCCCCCGCAGCCGCACCACCTCCTCAGCACCTACTACCGGGCCGCCGACGTGACCGTGGTGCCCAGTCGCTCCGAGTCGTTCGGGCTGGTGGCCCTGGAGTCGGCGGCGTGCGGCACCCCGGTGGTCGCCGCTGCCGTCGGCGGGCTGCGCACGCTCGTCGACGACGGTGCCACCGGCTTCCTGGTCGACGGCCGGGACCCTGCCGACTACGCCGGTCACGTGCGCCGGATCCTCGCCGACGACCGCCTCGCCACCACGCTCGGCGACGCCGCGGTCGCCCTGGCCCGGGGCTACACCTGGTCGACCACGGCCGGTCGCCTCCGCCGCCTCTACGCCGACCTCTCGGTCCGCTCGCTCGTCGACTGCGCGGTCTGAGCACCCGGGTAGCGTCCCGGCATGGCCGACGACACCGCCGCAGCCCACGTCCCGGACGATCCCTACGCCGACGACCCACCGACGACGCCCGAGGAGCTCGGCCGGATCGAGGCGCTCGTCGACGCGTGGGCGGCACGCGAGCTCGCCGACAACCCGGTGGTCGCCGCCGTCGAGCGGGGCGACGAGTCCGGGGTCCGCCGCTGGTTCGTGCGGGTGCACGGCGAGGAGAAGGACGTCTCGACGATCTGGCTGACGCTCCGCCAGCGCACCCTGCACTACGAGACCTACGTGATGCCGGCGCCGGAGGAGAACCACGCCCGGTTCTACGAGCACCTGCTGCGGCGCAACATCGCCCTCACCGGCGTGGCCTTCGCCATCGGCATCGAGGACGCCGTCTTCCTGCACGGCGCCATCCCGGCCCGGACGGTCGACGAGGTGGCCCTCGACCGGATCCTCGGCGTCGTGTACGCCACGGTCGAGCAGTGCTTCCGACCTGCGCTCCGCATCGGCTACGCCAGCCGCTTCGCGTGACATCTCATAACTTCTCATTGCATCTCCTACCCATTCGACCTAGAGTCGTCGACGAGCCCGGGGGACGGGCACGGTCGGCGGCATCGGGGAAGTGCCCGTGAACCCGGCCCGCTCCCCGGGCTCGGACGCGCCCGACGAGCCCGTCAACGCCGCTCGGCGGCCCACGCTCGCCCTCCTCGGTGCCATCACGATCACCGGGATCATGGCGAACACCCTCCCGAACGCCGGGATCCCCGACATCCTCGACGACTTCGGTCGTGACGACGCGGCGGCGGGGCTGCTCGTCGCCGGCGCGAGCATCCCCGGCATCGTCGTGGCGCCGCTCATCGGGCTCCTCGCCGACCGCTACGGCCGGCGGACCGTCCTCGTCCCGTGCCTCGTGGTCTTCGGCCTCTTCGGCGCGCTCGGAGGGCTGGCCCCGAGCTACGAGACGCTGGTGCTCGCCCGGTTCGGCCAGGGCATCGGCTCCGCGGGACTGATCAACCTGACGAACATCATCATCGGCGACCACTGGGAAGGGGTCGAGCGCAGCCGGATGTTCGGCTACAACTCGGCGATCCTCACCGTGTCGCTCACGGTCTTCCCGTTCGTCGGCGGCGTCCTCACCGACCTCGGCACGTGGCGGTACTCGTTCGTGCCCTACCCCCTCGCGCTCGTCACCGCGGTCGTCGTGCTGCGGCGGCTCGGTCCCGGCCAGCCCGACCGCGACGCGGACATCCGCAGCCAGCTGAGCGCCGCGGCGACGGTCGTGCGGAACCCCGGGGTGTGGGGTCCGGTCGGCCTGGCGTTCACGGCGTTCGTCTTCGTGTTCGGGCTCTTCCTCACGGTCCTGCCCGTCCACCTCGAGGCCGAGTTCGGCATGTCGGCCTCCGAGCGTGGCCTGGTCGTCGCCGTGCCGGCCGTCGGGGCGACGATCGGTGCGCTGCTGCTCGGCCGGCTCCGCAGCCGCCTGCGGGCCCGCACCGTGGCGGCGGGCTCGTTCGGGCTCTTCGCCCTGGCCTACCCGGTGGTCGGGCTCGCGGGTGCCCTGCCCCTGCTGCTCGTCGGCGCGATCGTCTACGGCCTCGGAGAGGGGCTCGTCCTGCCGACCCTCACCGACATCGTGGCCGGCTCGGCACCGGAGCGCAGCCGCGGCGCGGTGCTCTCGGTGCAGGTGAGCGCGATCCGCGCCGGCCAGACCGCCGGCCCGCTGCTCGCCGGCGCCGCGATGGGCGTGATGGCGACCGGCACCGTCTTCGTCGTCGCCGGTGGCCTCGCTGCGCTCGTCGCCTGCGCCGCCGCGGCCCTGCGACTGCAGCCCCGGTAGGGTCCGCTCCCATGCACCGGCTCTCGATCATCGGCGGCGGTCGGATGGGCGACGCCCTCCTCGGCGGATTGCTCCAGGCGGGGTGGGCCAGGCCCGACGAGCTGGCGGTGGTCGAGGCCTCGGCCGCCCGCCGCGACGAGCTCGTCGCCCTGCGCCCCGGCGTCACGGTCCTCGACGCCCCCGAGGCGTCCGAGGGCGTCGTCATCGCCGTCAAGCCCGGCGACGTCGCCGCCGCCACCGGCGCCGCGGTGGCCGTCGGCGCGCAGCGCGTCCTGTCGATCGCCGCCGGGGTCACGCTCGCCACCCTCGAGGGCGCCGCCGGCGACGTGCCGGTGGTGCGGGCGATGCCGAACACGCCGGCCCTCGTCGGCGCCGGGGCGTCGGCGATCGCCGGCGGCAGCCGGGCCACCGAGGCCGACCTCGACTGGGCGGGCTCGATCCTGGGCTCGGTCGGCACGGTCGTGCGCGTCACCGAGCCGCAGCTCGACGCCGTCACCGGCGTGTCGGGCAGCGGTCCGGCCTACGTGTTCCTCGTCGCCGAGGCCCTCATCGAGGCCGGCGTGCTCGTCGGCCTGCCGCGTCCCACGGCGGCCGAGCTCGCGGTGCAGACGATCCTCGGCGCCGGCCGCCTGCTCGCCGAGTCCGACGAGACGGCCGAGCAGCTGCGAGCGGCCGTCACCTCGCCCGGGGGCACCACCGCCGCCGGCCTGCGGGCGCTCGAGGCCGCGGGCGTGCGCAGCGCGGTGCTCGACGCCGTCGTCGCCGCCACCGAGCGGGCTCGGGAGCTCGGCGGCTGAGCCGGTAGCGTCCACCAGCGCATGCCGCTCCGCTACCAGACCGTCTCCTTCCTCTCCGACTACGGCACCGCCGACGAGTTCGTCGGCGTCGTCCACTCGGTGATCCGCTCGCTCGCACCGGACGTGCGGGTCATCGACGTCACCCACGAGGTGCCTCCGTTCGACACCCGAGCCGGAGGGCTCACGCTGGCCCGGGCCGCCCAGTACCTGGCGCCGGGCGTCGTCGTGGCCGTCGTCGACCCGGGCGTCGGCACCGACCGGCGAGCCGTCGCGGTCGAG
This portion of the Actinomarinicola tropica genome encodes:
- a CDS encoding glycosyltransferase gives rise to the protein MQTLGILSLHTSPLIQPGTGDAGGMNVYVRELVSSLAQAGVRSQVYVRRWAADLPDVVDVEPGFRVVHVDAGPHDLAKESLPEVVEEFTDGVTRDLLEHGPVDALHANYWLSGVAGHRIKHTLGLPLVSTFHTLARVKAEACDPEPQRRIDAETEVIGCSDVILANSPTEAAQLRTLYGADPSRIEIVPPGVDHAFFSPGDRRGARAALGLGDHPVLLFVGRIQPLKGLDVAIGALAELGDPDAVLVAVGGPSGADGPAELARVQRLALERGVADQVRFVPPQPHHLLSTYYRAADVTVVPSRSESFGLVALESAACGTPVVAAAVGGLRTLVDDGATGFLVDGRDPADYAGHVRRILADDRLATTLGDAAVALARGYTWSTTAGRLRRLYADLSVRSLVDCAV
- a CDS encoding YbjN domain-containing protein, with protein sequence MADDTAAAHVPDDPYADDPPTTPEELGRIEALVDAWAARELADNPVVAAVERGDESGVRRWFVRVHGEEKDVSTIWLTLRQRTLHYETYVMPAPEENHARFYEHLLRRNIALTGVAFAIGIEDAVFLHGAIPARTVDEVALDRILGVVYATVEQCFRPALRIGYASRFA
- a CDS encoding MFS transporter; amino-acid sequence: MNPARSPGSDAPDEPVNAARRPTLALLGAITITGIMANTLPNAGIPDILDDFGRDDAAAGLLVAGASIPGIVVAPLIGLLADRYGRRTVLVPCLVVFGLFGALGGLAPSYETLVLARFGQGIGSAGLINLTNIIIGDHWEGVERSRMFGYNSAILTVSLTVFPFVGGVLTDLGTWRYSFVPYPLALVTAVVVLRRLGPGQPDRDADIRSQLSAAATVVRNPGVWGPVGLAFTAFVFVFGLFLTVLPVHLEAEFGMSASERGLVVAVPAVGATIGALLLGRLRSRLRARTVAAGSFGLFALAYPVVGLAGALPLLLVGAIVYGLGEGLVLPTLTDIVAGSAPERSRGAVLSVQVSAIRAGQTAGPLLAGAAMGVMATGTVFVVAGGLAALVACAAAALRLQPR
- the proC gene encoding pyrroline-5-carboxylate reductase; its protein translation is MHRLSIIGGGRMGDALLGGLLQAGWARPDELAVVEASAARRDELVALRPGVTVLDAPEASEGVVIAVKPGDVAAATGAAVAVGAQRVLSIAAGVTLATLEGAAGDVPVVRAMPNTPALVGAGASAIAGGSRATEADLDWAGSILGSVGTVVRVTEPQLDAVTGVSGSGPAYVFLVAEALIEAGVLVGLPRPTAAELAVQTILGAGRLLAESDETAEQLRAAVTSPGGTTAAGLRALEAAGVRSAVLDAVVAATERARELGG